The following are from one region of the Rhodopirellula sp. P2 genome:
- a CDS encoding trypsin-like peptidase domain-containing protein, translating into MITRPISAQNLSQRRTWTDVSGQHSVDAQMVEFNDTAVKLNTGKQAVVLQRNKLSKTDREYLEACDVLRQSAEQADRVASQLQTDNLRNASLMAALEAIGKSSPSGFVSDFYLGGLKPVQTRKEVEIKEAVRINQRAIVAIKKVQQFFPDAHAQTLASVYNNQAVVAARNGSAEGFANFLKLSGEATPGTLSFATHHNASLLLSTEMNLGGAGRTLATVMGLGNPEPGPRVQSRLLYTFAHDPFHFEMESSRTDSSDGSDGDSMEMTGNTAPVSLENLDLVSSGSAFLLTPHHAMTNRHVVKDVEALLLTNDQGVEVKATIMAVSRHSNIDLAILKLDEPIDIAPLPLRKSNPRQEEEIVALGYPLPGRYEPSLMSNRGSISKFMADGKSMLHTATVEPGNSGGPCVDLSGQVVGVNYATDRENEVRNYAVLSEDAVRFAEASGVELPSVIPATHATFADTIEACRDAVLMVHCYATARPSSSSERLTGETSESDRSATQFSLIADDCCLWCGGRTYVTCPDCVNGRRSVRKVVVVGRTINGSPITAPKIFRPDCPSCNHGKVSCPACRGTGNIR; encoded by the coding sequence ATGATCACGAGGCCGATTTCAGCACAAAATCTGTCTCAACGCCGGACCTGGACTGACGTTAGCGGTCAGCACTCGGTTGATGCTCAGATGGTCGAATTCAACGATACTGCGGTCAAACTCAACACGGGCAAACAAGCTGTCGTGCTGCAAAGAAACAAGCTCAGTAAAACCGATCGTGAGTATCTCGAAGCTTGCGACGTTCTTCGTCAGTCGGCTGAGCAAGCTGATCGCGTTGCTTCGCAGCTCCAAACGGATAATTTGCGTAACGCTTCACTGATGGCTGCCCTTGAGGCGATCGGAAAGTCGTCTCCCAGTGGGTTTGTTTCGGACTTCTATCTCGGTGGCCTGAAACCGGTGCAGACTCGAAAAGAAGTGGAGATCAAGGAAGCGGTTCGCATCAACCAACGTGCGATTGTGGCGATCAAGAAAGTCCAGCAGTTTTTTCCTGATGCTCACGCCCAAACGCTCGCTTCGGTCTACAACAACCAAGCTGTCGTCGCGGCTCGAAATGGCAGCGCTGAAGGCTTCGCGAATTTTCTGAAACTGTCTGGCGAAGCTACTCCGGGGACACTGTCGTTTGCGACACACCACAACGCGTCGCTGTTGCTGTCGACAGAGATGAATCTTGGGGGGGCCGGTCGCACGCTCGCGACCGTGATGGGATTGGGCAATCCTGAACCTGGACCGCGAGTCCAGAGTCGATTGCTTTACACCTTCGCTCACGATCCATTTCACTTTGAGATGGAAAGCTCAAGGACCGATTCGTCGGACGGGTCGGATGGCGATTCCATGGAAATGACTGGCAACACCGCCCCGGTCAGCCTCGAAAACCTGGACCTGGTCAGTTCGGGAAGTGCTTTTTTACTGACTCCCCATCACGCGATGACCAATCGGCATGTCGTCAAAGATGTCGAAGCGTTGCTACTGACCAACGACCAAGGCGTCGAAGTGAAAGCAACAATCATGGCTGTTAGCCGGCACAGCAACATCGACTTGGCAATCCTGAAGCTTGACGAGCCGATCGATATCGCACCATTGCCCCTCCGCAAAAGCAATCCTCGACAGGAAGAAGAAATCGTGGCACTCGGGTACCCGTTGCCAGGCCGCTACGAGCCTTCGCTGATGTCCAACCGCGGCAGCATCAGTAAGTTCATGGCCGACGGGAAGAGCATGCTGCACACGGCGACCGTTGAGCCGGGCAATAGCGGTGGTCCTTGCGTCGATCTTTCTGGTCAGGTCGTTGGCGTGAACTACGCGACCGATCGAGAGAACGAAGTTCGCAACTACGCCGTTTTGTCAGAGGATGCTGTCAGGTTCGCCGAAGCCTCTGGTGTCGAACTTCCTAGCGTGATTCCGGCGACGCACGCGACGTTTGCTGACACCATTGAAGCCTGTCGGGACGCAGTTTTGATGGTGCATTGTTACGCGACCGCACGTCCTTCCTCATCGTCGGAACGTTTGACAGGAGAGACATCGGAGAGCGATCGTTCGGCAACTCAGTTCTCTTTGATTGCTGATGATTGTTGCCTCTGGTGTGGAGGCCGAACGTACGTCACTTGCCCGGACTGCGTCAACGGCAGGAGAAGTGTGCGCAAGGTCGTCGTCGTGGGCCGCACTATCAATGGTAGCCCGATTACCGCTCCCAAAATATTCAGGCCGGACTGCCCGAGTTGCAACCACGGTAAAGTCTCGTGTCCCGCATGCCGCGGTACCGGAAACATTCGCTGA
- a CDS encoding zf-HC2 domain-containing protein, whose protein sequence is MVRQDFEAHSDWEECSPGTIADLHNRLHAVRRRQSAVRMGTPIAVMAVLGMGVWNFGGTANPPESQEQLREFDFGGVTCSEVQASSQQYATGQLTPDQQQAFTLHLQQCPLCQQESDAMQTVELTLVGENPTGNSPSGSPTHRPLLASNVD, encoded by the coding sequence ATGGTCCGCCAAGATTTTGAAGCTCATTCAGATTGGGAGGAATGCTCGCCAGGCACCATTGCAGATCTGCACAATCGGCTCCACGCCGTTCGGCGGCGCCAGTCCGCTGTGCGGATGGGCACTCCGATCGCGGTGATGGCAGTGCTAGGAATGGGCGTTTGGAATTTCGGTGGAACAGCCAACCCACCGGAGTCCCAAGAACAGCTTCGGGAGTTCGACTTCGGTGGCGTGACCTGCAGCGAAGTCCAAGCGTCCAGTCAGCAGTATGCGACGGGACAATTGACACCCGATCAACAACAAGCTTTCACGCTTCACCTTCAGCAGTGCCCGCTTTGCCAACAAGAATCGGACGCGATGCAAACAGTCGAACTGACGCTGGTGGGTGAGAACCCGACCGGCAATTCGCCAAGCGGTTCACCAACACACAGACCCCTGCTGGCGTCGAACGTCGATTGA
- the nrtS gene encoding nitrate/nitrite transporter NrtS produces the protein MRDWLRLAFARSIVCRGLVYSVVVGTVLTAINHGDSLLNGQVGSRHLFKIGLTYVVPYVVSTLSSVAALNSRTE, from the coding sequence ATGCGTGACTGGTTGCGTCTGGCATTTGCCCGGTCCATTGTTTGTCGTGGGCTTGTCTACAGCGTCGTGGTTGGAACCGTGCTGACAGCCATCAATCATGGGGACAGCCTTCTCAACGGCCAAGTCGGTTCGCGTCATCTGTTCAAAATTGGCCTGACCTACGTCGTTCCCTACGTGGTCTCGACGCTTTCCAGCGTGGCAGCACTGAACAGTCGCACTGAATAG
- a CDS encoding DUF547 domain-containing protein, translating to MDTTKSDPASPNLPSAPHTRRTVIIGIAAVLLVGTATFACLHAGAIEQKLVRLFGPPQVELQEAYSASVSGPTMDHSTFDSLLKKHVDDDGWVDYAALKEDEAKLDSYLRAIAAAPFDAMGRDEKLALLINGYNASTLKLILDHMPTDSIQDIPEADRWDAVRCDIGGRKLSLNQMEHEQIRPKFAEPRVHFALVCAAVGCPPLRKEAYTASRMEEQLQAQTEYVHQHKTWFTFDPSSNQLELTKLYSWYGGDFEQVAGSVSAFAASYSAELKEALENGTTPQPNWLPYDWKLNSIENKQPR from the coding sequence ATGGACACAACGAAGAGCGATCCGGCATCGCCGAACCTGCCGTCAGCTCCCCACACACGCCGCACCGTGATCATCGGGATCGCCGCAGTGCTGCTTGTTGGGACAGCAACCTTCGCATGCCTCCACGCCGGGGCGATCGAACAAAAATTGGTGAGGCTGTTTGGTCCCCCGCAAGTCGAATTGCAAGAAGCGTATTCCGCCAGTGTTTCTGGACCGACGATGGATCATTCGACCTTCGATTCCTTGCTGAAGAAACATGTCGACGACGATGGATGGGTCGACTACGCGGCCCTGAAAGAAGACGAGGCAAAGCTGGACAGCTACCTCCGTGCGATTGCTGCCGCACCGTTTGACGCGATGGGACGCGACGAGAAATTGGCACTGTTGATCAACGGTTACAACGCCTCCACCTTGAAATTGATCCTCGATCACATGCCAACCGATTCGATCCAGGACATCCCCGAAGCGGATCGCTGGGACGCAGTGCGTTGCGACATTGGCGGACGCAAGTTGAGTCTGAACCAGATGGAGCACGAGCAGATCCGACCCAAGTTTGCCGAGCCACGCGTGCACTTCGCATTGGTCTGTGCCGCAGTGGGGTGTCCGCCACTGCGCAAGGAGGCGTACACGGCCAGTCGAATGGAAGAACAGCTGCAAGCGCAGACCGAGTACGTGCATCAACACAAAACCTGGTTCACCTTCGATCCCTCGTCCAACCAATTGGAGCTGACGAAGCTGTACAGCTGGTACGGCGGCGATTTTGAGCAGGTCGCTGGCAGCGTTTCGGCGTTTGCAGCCAGCTACTCCGCGGAGCTGAAGGAAGCTCTGGAAAACGGCACCACACCCCAGCCCAATTGGTTGCCTTACGATTGGAAGCTCAACAGCATCGAGAACAAACAACCACGCTAA
- a CDS encoding MauE/DoxX family redox-associated membrane protein: protein MHSDDGQPKRIAQLETMMNDQDKLHGRISFSLLTLRLGVGIVFMMWTLDKLLNPEHAAGIFERYYLTPGLGASLMVGVGVVQMVLVLSFLSGFLRTWTYGLITVLHTVSTISCYKQYMNPWEKPNLLFFAAFPMLAACVSLWLLRELDTWTVDSWWKSKKTMVVTEKTPQPIN, encoded by the coding sequence GTGCATTCAGATGATGGACAACCCAAACGAATTGCTCAATTGGAAACGATGATGAACGACCAAGACAAGCTGCACGGACGGATTTCATTCTCCCTTTTGACACTTCGCCTGGGCGTTGGGATCGTGTTCATGATGTGGACATTGGACAAGCTTCTCAATCCGGAGCACGCGGCGGGCATTTTCGAGCGTTACTATCTGACGCCTGGTCTTGGTGCGTCCTTGATGGTTGGCGTGGGCGTCGTGCAGATGGTCTTGGTCCTCTCATTCCTCAGCGGTTTTCTTCGCACGTGGACCTACGGGCTGATCACCGTGTTGCACACGGTTTCCACCATCAGTTGTTACAAGCAATACATGAACCCCTGGGAAAAGCCGAACCTATTGTTCTTTGCGGCGTTTCCGATGTTGGCGGCATGCGTCTCGCTCTGGTTGCTCCGAGAACTTGACACCTGGACGGTCGACAGCTGGTGGAAAAGTAAAAAGACAATGGTGGTCACGGAGAAAACGCCTCAACCAATCAACTGA
- a CDS encoding TVP38/TMEM64 family protein, with the protein MTKEVEPQTGNRKSGMLKKFGVFLIVAAIVVIAYTQYGDLLSLANLAKQEAQLRAFQAENPVLVYGAAFLVYVVVTGLSLPGAAVLTLVYGWYFGLAPGLLLVSFASTAGATMAFLLSRFLFRDAIQKRFGDRLQSFNQSLEKEGPFFLFTMRLIPAVPFFIINAVMGLTPIRTRTFWWVSQLGMLAGTAVFVYAGSSVPDLQTLADKGVGAVFTPSQLTQIVIAFVLLGVFPLVVRFGMKFFGRAGAEPAV; encoded by the coding sequence ATGACCAAGGAAGTCGAACCACAAACCGGCAACAGGAAATCTGGGATGCTGAAGAAATTTGGCGTGTTCCTCATCGTCGCCGCGATCGTGGTGATTGCCTACACGCAATACGGTGATCTGTTGAGTCTTGCGAATCTGGCGAAACAGGAGGCCCAGTTGCGGGCCTTTCAAGCCGAGAATCCGGTGCTGGTCTACGGAGCAGCCTTCTTGGTCTATGTCGTCGTGACCGGGCTTTCGTTGCCGGGTGCCGCCGTTTTGACATTGGTATACGGTTGGTACTTTGGGCTGGCTCCCGGGTTGTTGCTGGTCAGTTTTGCATCGACCGCAGGAGCGACGATGGCATTTCTGCTCAGCCGATTCTTGTTTCGGGACGCGATTCAAAAGCGATTTGGCGATCGACTGCAAAGCTTCAATCAATCATTGGAGAAAGAAGGTCCGTTCTTCTTGTTCACCATGCGTCTGATTCCGGCAGTGCCGTTCTTCATCATCAACGCCGTGATGGGGCTGACACCGATCCGTACTCGAACGTTCTGGTGGGTCAGTCAACTGGGGATGCTGGCCGGCACCGCTGTTTTCGTTTACGCCGGGTCCAGCGTTCCCGATTTGCAAACGCTGGCAGACAAAGGTGTCGGTGCCGTCTTCACTCCCAGTCAACTGACTCAGATCGTGATCGCGTTTGTCTTGCTCGGAGTCTTTCCTTTGGTCGTTCGTTTCGGCATGAAGTTTTTCGGCCGCGCGGGTGCTGAACCTGCGGTGTAA
- a CDS encoding mercuric reductase: protein MTSDLVQLQPKDEHNQALEANVHPPEWSNPTPTQPYHLVVIGAGTAGLVTAAGAAGLGARVALIERDLMGGDCLNVGCVPSKGIISAARVAANAKRASRFGVNVPDVNVDFAAVMQRMRKLRAGISHNDSATRFKDLGVDVYFGQASFVDSNTVDVAGTKLQFKRAVIASGARASAPPIDGLSEVNYLTNESVFSLTELPRRLGVIGAGPIGCEMAQAFAQLGSEVLLVESEHGIMPREDREAAEIVQKAMVNEGVQLLCCGRNLKVRNEDGIRLTVDSHDQSYDERVDQLLVAVGRAPNVENLNLEAVGVEFDKKGVQVNDHLLTTNANIYAAGDVCSKYQFTHTADFQARIVIQNALFAVGPFGKKKASDLVIPWATYTSPEVAHVGMYESDAKDAGIEIDTYVQHFNEVDRAILEGKDEGFVKVHTKKGTDTIVGATIVAENAGDMISEITVAMTGGLGLGKIGSAIHPYPTQAEAIRKLGDQFSRTKLTPVSKKILGLLQRLNVGS from the coding sequence ATGACTTCCGACCTTGTCCAGCTACAGCCCAAAGACGAACACAACCAAGCCCTTGAAGCGAATGTGCACCCGCCTGAGTGGAGCAATCCAACGCCCACGCAGCCCTACCACTTGGTCGTGATCGGGGCCGGCACGGCTGGCTTGGTCACCGCCGCCGGTGCAGCAGGACTGGGGGCACGCGTCGCCCTGATCGAACGAGATTTGATGGGCGGTGATTGCCTCAACGTCGGCTGCGTCCCCTCCAAAGGGATCATTAGCGCGGCTCGCGTCGCCGCGAATGCGAAGAGGGCAAGCAGGTTTGGAGTCAATGTGCCCGACGTCAACGTTGACTTTGCCGCGGTGATGCAGCGAATGAGGAAGCTGCGTGCAGGCATCAGCCACAACGATTCGGCCACGCGATTCAAGGACCTAGGCGTCGACGTTTACTTTGGACAAGCAAGCTTTGTCGATTCCAATACTGTGGATGTCGCGGGAACGAAGCTCCAATTCAAACGAGCGGTGATCGCCTCGGGGGCACGCGCGTCCGCGCCGCCCATCGATGGTCTGAGTGAGGTCAACTACTTGACCAACGAATCCGTCTTTTCGCTCACGGAATTGCCTCGGCGACTGGGGGTGATCGGTGCTGGTCCGATTGGTTGCGAAATGGCGCAGGCCTTCGCTCAGCTCGGCAGCGAAGTGCTGCTGGTCGAATCGGAGCACGGCATCATGCCTCGCGAAGATCGCGAAGCGGCCGAGATTGTTCAAAAGGCGATGGTAAATGAGGGGGTCCAATTGCTCTGCTGCGGCCGTAACTTGAAGGTTCGCAACGAGGATGGAATTCGCCTGACGGTTGATTCACACGACCAAAGCTACGACGAACGAGTCGATCAGTTGCTGGTCGCGGTTGGCAGAGCACCCAACGTCGAAAACCTGAACTTAGAAGCCGTCGGTGTTGAGTTCGATAAGAAGGGTGTGCAGGTCAACGATCATTTGCTGACGACCAATGCGAACATCTACGCTGCGGGCGACGTTTGCTCAAAGTATCAATTCACACACACGGCCGACTTCCAGGCCCGCATCGTGATCCAGAATGCTTTGTTTGCTGTTGGTCCGTTTGGCAAGAAAAAGGCCAGTGACCTTGTGATTCCTTGGGCAACGTACACCTCCCCGGAAGTCGCGCATGTGGGCATGTACGAGAGTGACGCGAAAGACGCTGGCATCGAAATCGACACCTACGTCCAACATTTCAACGAAGTCGATCGCGCGATCTTGGAAGGCAAAGACGAGGGTTTCGTCAAGGTTCACACGAAGAAAGGAACCGACACGATCGTGGGCGCCACGATCGTTGCCGAGAACGCGGGCGATATGATTTCCGAAATCACAGTGGCCATGACGGGCGGGCTGGGACTGGGCAAGATTGGAAGTGCGATTCACCCCTATCCAACTCAAGCCGAAGCGATCCGCAAGCTGGGCGACCAGTTCAGCCGCACGAAGCTGACGCCGGTGAGCAAGAAAATTCTCGGGTTGCTCCAACGACTCAATGTCGGAAGCTGA
- a CDS encoding sulfatase, with the protein MKTTCLIVFALITATWIPQSPAHAEKPNVLFLIADDLNTALSGFGHKQCKTPNLDRLAQRGVKFENMHCQYPVCGASRASIMSGLYPYSNLTLGNEGTLRGSMPDVVTLSQTFRNNGYYAGRVSKIYHMRIPFEIIDGTAESDDPFSWDEAINIQAPEQNAPGERTNWSPKNNGSQTFTGVIASGDDSDHADGMAADRAIEMLEQVKDKPFFLAVGFVRPHVPLVAPKKYFAPYNRDEMEAPVVPENDLDDVPGIIRGYKRNSTTYGVTPELHQGLLQAYYASVSYMDAQVGRVLDALEEKGLAENTIVVFTSDHGYLLGHHHKFQKQHLFEEATRVPLIISVPWLKDQHGRGTTKITELVDLYPTLADLAGLAAPDALQGKSLTPLLVDTESPAWKKKQAFTISRSGGESIRTANWRFTQWGFGERGLELYDLKNDPHEFTNQAANPEYASMVKRLRAQLIAKRDAAGFQQNQTAIEEKVGMNKQKK; encoded by the coding sequence ATGAAAACGACTTGCCTGATAGTTTTTGCACTCATCACAGCGACGTGGATCCCGCAGTCACCGGCACATGCAGAAAAGCCGAACGTGCTGTTCCTGATCGCCGATGACCTGAATACCGCCCTGAGTGGCTTTGGGCACAAGCAGTGCAAGACGCCGAACCTTGATCGGCTCGCTCAGCGAGGTGTGAAGTTCGAGAACATGCACTGTCAGTACCCGGTTTGCGGTGCCTCGCGTGCGTCGATCATGTCCGGCCTGTATCCGTATTCGAATCTGACTCTGGGCAATGAGGGCACCTTGCGAGGCAGCATGCCCGACGTGGTGACGCTGTCGCAGACCTTTCGCAACAACGGCTACTACGCGGGACGAGTCAGCAAGATCTACCACATGCGGATCCCGTTTGAGATCATTGACGGAACCGCGGAAAGCGATGATCCCTTCTCATGGGACGAAGCGATCAACATCCAAGCTCCGGAACAAAACGCTCCCGGGGAACGGACGAACTGGTCCCCCAAGAACAACGGGTCGCAGACGTTCACCGGAGTGATCGCATCCGGCGACGACAGCGATCACGCCGATGGGATGGCAGCCGATCGGGCCATCGAGATGCTGGAACAGGTCAAGGACAAACCGTTCTTCCTGGCGGTGGGATTCGTCCGACCGCACGTGCCTCTTGTCGCACCGAAAAAGTATTTCGCCCCATACAATCGCGATGAAATGGAAGCACCTGTCGTGCCGGAAAATGATCTGGATGACGTGCCTGGGATCATCCGCGGCTACAAACGCAACAGCACCACGTACGGGGTGACGCCGGAACTGCACCAAGGGCTATTGCAGGCCTACTACGCCAGCGTTTCCTACATGGACGCCCAGGTCGGACGCGTCCTGGATGCACTGGAAGAAAAGGGCTTGGCAGAGAATACGATCGTCGTGTTCACCAGCGATCATGGCTACCTTCTGGGGCATCACCACAAGTTCCAAAAGCAACACCTGTTCGAAGAGGCCACGCGAGTGCCGTTGATCATCAGCGTGCCATGGCTCAAAGACCAGCATGGTCGTGGGACCACAAAAATCACGGAACTGGTCGACCTCTACCCGACTCTGGCGGACTTGGCCGGCCTTGCTGCTCCGGACGCTCTTCAGGGAAAAAGTCTGACACCTCTGCTGGTCGATACCGAATCGCCTGCATGGAAGAAAAAGCAGGCATTCACGATCAGCCGCAGCGGCGGGGAATCGATTCGCACAGCGAACTGGCGTTTCACTCAGTGGGGCTTTGGCGAACGAGGTCTGGAACTGTACGACCTGAAAAATGACCCGCATGAATTCACAAACCAAGCAGCCAATCCGGAATACGCCTCGATGGTGAAGAGGTTGCGGGCGCAACTGATCGCAAAACGGGATGCCGCAGGCTTCCAGCAAAATCAGACCGCGATTGAGGAGAAGGTCGGGATGAACAAGCAAAAGAAGTGA
- a CDS encoding DUF5060 domain-containing protein — MTPLRPIGTLVFGCAIFVAFDSTLHAAPPTASIPQESLQTKREAPNVAEVVGSEDSGWVTWHPMSVRFQGPASTETSCDPNPFLDYRLQVEFKGPSGNTTHVPGYFDGDGEGGDEGNVWRVRFTPDENGTWTYHASFRVGESVAVSLDADAGEPISFDGESFKTPNRQALSNSVAIARTFMEEHLPFWEMSPADELVEGESTLKVGLGAGKSFPLDAQVFCKPGHVYAIYYPTASKTGQLDLSSDDGKFQAKWYNPRTGQFEGTTASLHAGNWIPLPTAPSAPNQDWVLLLTVQNDERRNER; from the coding sequence ATGACCCCACTCCGTCCGATTGGCACCCTCGTCTTTGGCTGTGCGATTTTTGTGGCGTTCGATAGCACGCTGCATGCTGCACCGCCGACGGCATCCATTCCGCAAGAGTCACTGCAAACGAAACGCGAGGCACCAAACGTCGCCGAAGTGGTTGGCTCAGAAGACAGTGGTTGGGTGACTTGGCACCCGATGTCAGTTCGTTTCCAAGGACCTGCATCCACCGAAACCAGTTGCGATCCCAATCCCTTTCTGGATTATCGGCTGCAAGTCGAATTCAAAGGCCCGTCTGGGAACACGACGCACGTTCCTGGTTACTTCGACGGCGATGGAGAGGGTGGTGATGAAGGCAATGTGTGGCGAGTAAGATTCACTCCGGACGAGAATGGAACCTGGACCTACCACGCATCCTTTCGTGTTGGTGAAAGCGTTGCTGTTTCACTGGATGCGGATGCGGGCGAGCCAATCTCTTTTGACGGGGAGTCGTTCAAGACACCCAATCGTCAAGCACTGTCGAACAGTGTGGCGATCGCACGAACCTTCATGGAAGAACACCTGCCATTCTGGGAGATGTCACCGGCCGATGAATTGGTCGAAGGCGAATCGACTCTGAAGGTCGGGCTGGGTGCGGGAAAATCGTTTCCATTGGACGCTCAGGTTTTTTGCAAACCAGGTCACGTCTACGCGATCTACTATCCAACCGCATCGAAGACGGGGCAACTCGATCTGAGCAGCGATGACGGGAAGTTTCAAGCAAAGTGGTACAACCCCAGAACCGGTCAGTTTGAAGGAACCACCGCGAGCCTGCACGCGGGGAATTGGATCCCGCTCCCCACTGCACCATCAGCCCCCAATCAGGATTGGGTGCTGCTCCTAACCGTTCAAAATGATGAAAGAAGAAACGAACGATGA
- a CDS encoding arylsulfatase — MQHCIRFAATCILLLAMPLVAHGADQPNIVVILVDDMGFSDIGCYGGEINTPNIDALAAGGVRFSHFRNNSRCCPTRATLMTGLPTHQTGIGHMTGLKHDLGVPSYHGAMNRNCVTIAEVLKPAGYATLMSGKWHLGMRDKSYWPLQRGFEKYYGSLTGAFRYFKPDEITSQNELVESRESTTDRPYYTTDAFTDHAIKFIEEETASKAKRPFFLYLAYNAPHWPLQAHEQDIDKYRDTYAIGWDQLRLQRYQRQIELGLIDPNWKLSPRDDQVPAWDSLNADQQKLESLRMAVYAAMVDRVDQNIGKLMSRLNEMGVAQDTLVIFLSDNGACQEGKLMADPTFADAELRNVQPGIGTTYSRPWANASSTPFRFYKHHTYEGGAATPFIMHWPAGIKPQENWYASNADLIDLMPTFIELSGASYPSHAHGNAIPELPGISLVPAMKGEKLDRENWLFNEHESNGLVIDGDWKLVANAVAGKQAANEDAWELYNLKDDRTELHDLSSKFPQRRKQMADAWNQWANDVQVFAVPSRRARPHKQEGKQ, encoded by the coding sequence ATGCAACACTGCATTCGATTTGCTGCAACCTGCATCCTGCTGCTTGCCATGCCGCTGGTCGCACACGGAGCCGACCAACCGAACATCGTCGTCATCTTGGTCGATGACATGGGTTTTTCGGATATCGGTTGCTACGGCGGTGAGATCAACACGCCCAACATCGATGCGTTGGCGGCAGGCGGAGTTCGGTTTTCTCACTTTCGCAACAACTCTCGTTGTTGCCCAACGCGTGCGACACTGATGACCGGTTTACCGACGCACCAAACGGGCATCGGCCACATGACGGGATTGAAACATGACCTTGGTGTACCGAGCTATCACGGGGCAATGAACCGAAATTGCGTCACGATCGCTGAAGTCTTGAAACCCGCCGGTTACGCCACCTTGATGTCTGGAAAATGGCACCTCGGAATGCGAGACAAAAGTTACTGGCCACTCCAACGAGGATTCGAAAAGTACTACGGCAGCTTGACTGGAGCGTTTCGCTATTTCAAGCCGGATGAAATCACAAGTCAAAACGAACTGGTGGAGTCGCGGGAGAGCACGACGGATCGACCGTACTACACGACAGATGCCTTCACTGATCACGCGATCAAATTTATCGAAGAAGAAACAGCATCGAAAGCCAAGCGTCCTTTCTTTTTGTACTTGGCGTACAACGCGCCCCATTGGCCTCTGCAAGCTCACGAACAAGACATCGACAAGTACCGTGACACCTACGCGATCGGCTGGGATCAACTTCGTCTGCAACGCTACCAGCGACAGATCGAACTGGGGCTGATCGACCCAAACTGGAAGTTGTCGCCGCGCGACGATCAGGTTCCCGCGTGGGACTCGCTCAATGCCGACCAGCAGAAACTGGAATCACTACGCATGGCCGTTTACGCGGCCATGGTCGACCGGGTGGATCAGAACATCGGCAAGCTGATGAGCCGGTTGAATGAAATGGGCGTGGCCCAAGACACGTTGGTGATCTTCCTATCCGACAACGGCGCGTGCCAAGAAGGCAAGCTGATGGCGGATCCGACATTTGCGGACGCCGAACTTCGCAACGTCCAGCCTGGGATTGGCACGACCTACAGTCGTCCTTGGGCCAACGCCTCCTCGACACCGTTTCGGTTTTACAAGCACCACACCTACGAAGGCGGTGCCGCCACTCCCTTCATCATGCACTGGCCCGCCGGCATCAAACCGCAAGAGAACTGGTATGCGTCCAACGCTGATTTGATCGACTTGATGCCGACGTTCATTGAGCTTAGCGGAGCATCGTACCCCAGCCATGCCCACGGCAACGCGATCCCGGAACTGCCCGGCATTTCCCTGGTTCCTGCAATGAAGGGAGAAAAGCTTGACCGGGAAAACTGGCTGTTCAACGAGCACGAAAGCAATGGTTTGGTGATCGATGGCGATTGGAAACTTGTCGCCAACGCCGTTGCAGGAAAACAGGCAGCCAACGAAGACGCGTGGGAACTTTACAACCTCAAAGACGATCGCACCGAACTTCACGATCTGTCCTCGAAATTCCCTCAGCGACGGAAGCAGATGGCAGACGCATGGAACCAGTGGGCCAACGACGTCCAAGTCTTTGCTGTACCTTCACGGCGAGCCCGACCCCACAAGCAAGAGGGCAAGCAATGA